In Paenibacillus antri, a single window of DNA contains:
- the rlmN gene encoding 23S rRNA (adenine(2503)-C(2))-methyltransferase RlmN encodes MKKEIQLPEKPFIYDLTLEALQDWLKSQGEPAFRAGQIFDWLYGKRVVDFDDMSNLSKELREKLKASYQFVTLNEITKLESKDGTIKFLFGLYDNHAIETVVMRHNYGISICVTTQVGCRIGCTFCASTLGGLKRNLYAGEIVAQVVYAQRLLDATNERISSIVVMGSGEPFENYEATKTFLALMVHDKGMKIGQRHVTVSTSGIVPQIREFADWNTQINLAISIHAPNDALRSKLMPVNRRFPFADVMDACRYYIEKTGRRITFEYALINGVNDQPEHAEELGAVLKGMLCHVNLIPVNYVPERDYVRTPKEHIFEFKRILESKQVNTTIRREQGHDIAAACGQLRAKHMESTAR; translated from the coding sequence ATGAAAAAAGAGATACAGCTGCCGGAGAAACCTTTCATCTACGACCTGACGCTGGAAGCGTTGCAGGACTGGTTGAAATCGCAGGGCGAGCCGGCGTTCCGCGCGGGACAAATTTTCGACTGGCTCTACGGCAAGCGGGTCGTCGACTTCGACGACATGTCGAATCTATCGAAGGAGCTTCGGGAGAAGCTGAAGGCGAGTTACCAATTCGTCACGCTGAACGAAATCACGAAGCTGGAGTCGAAGGACGGCACGATTAAGTTTCTGTTCGGCCTCTACGACAATCATGCGATCGAGACGGTCGTCATGCGGCATAATTACGGCATCAGCATCTGCGTGACGACGCAGGTCGGCTGCCGGATCGGCTGCACGTTCTGCGCGTCGACGCTCGGCGGGCTGAAGCGCAATCTGTACGCGGGCGAGATCGTGGCGCAGGTCGTGTACGCCCAGCGACTGCTCGACGCGACGAACGAGCGAATCAGCAGCATCGTCGTGATGGGTTCGGGCGAGCCGTTCGAAAACTACGAAGCTACGAAGACGTTCCTCGCGCTCATGGTGCACGACAAAGGCATGAAGATCGGCCAACGTCACGTCACCGTGTCGACGAGCGGCATCGTGCCGCAAATTCGCGAGTTCGCCGATTGGAATACGCAGATCAACCTCGCGATTTCGATTCACGCGCCGAACGACGCGCTGCGTTCGAAGTTGATGCCGGTCAACCGGCGGTTCCCGTTCGCGGACGTCATGGACGCCTGCCGGTATTACATCGAGAAGACGGGCCGCCGCATTACGTTCGAGTACGCGCTTATCAACGGCGTCAACGATCAGCCGGAACACGCCGAGGAATTGGGCGCCGTGCTGAAGGGAATGTTGTGCCACGTCAACCTCATTCCGGTCAACTACGTGCCGGAGCGCGATTACGTTCGTACGCCGAAGGAGCACATTTTCGAATTCAAACGCATTCTGGA
- the rsmB gene encoding 16S rRNA (cytosine(967)-C(5))-methyltransferase RsmB encodes MTGPKTGPTAGVRAGANAGAGSGTASATGSKAGAKPGTKPGSKPGSKPGPRAKPPSGRKPLGARELALEALTAVEQEGAYSNLALNAALNRTKLDPREAGLATELVYGTIQRRNTIDTVLDTHLAKGAKKLQPWVRSLLRLSAYQLLFLDRVPPHAAVSEAVAIAKRRGHQGVSGLVNAVLRKLAANPGRPTPPTGASAVERIAFEHSHPEWLVREWVRAFGEETAERIAAANNEPPKASARVNPLRIDRDGLIAKLAAEGVEAVPSLVSEDGVVSANGGNLAFTEAFKAGLCTVQDESSMLVAALLDPAPGMRVLDCCAAPGGKTTQLAERMEDKGEIVACDIHPHKKELIDGAASRLGLASVHTVVADAAKLHERFEEGSFDRILLDAPCSGFGVIRRKPDIKWTKTPEDVASIVETQRAILASVSKLLKPGGILVYSTCTLEPSENEAQIDAFLAAHPDYAPDPTMPPGIARETAVRCAAGPGRLLVTPADFGSDGFFMARLIRSSSRSS; translated from the coding sequence ATGACCGGGCCGAAGACGGGACCGACCGCCGGCGTTCGCGCCGGGGCGAACGCCGGAGCGGGAAGCGGAACGGCATCGGCAACGGGATCGAAAGCAGGGGCGAAACCCGGAACGAAGCCTGGATCCAAACCCGGCTCGAAGCCCGGCCCACGCGCCAAGCCGCCGTCCGGCCGGAAGCCGCTCGGCGCCCGCGAGCTGGCGCTCGAAGCGCTGACCGCCGTCGAACAGGAAGGCGCGTACAGCAATCTGGCGCTTAATGCGGCGCTCAATCGTACGAAGCTCGATCCCCGGGAGGCGGGTCTCGCCACGGAGCTCGTGTACGGCACGATCCAGCGCCGAAACACGATCGATACGGTGCTCGATACTCATCTTGCCAAAGGCGCGAAAAAGCTGCAGCCTTGGGTCCGCAGCTTGCTGCGGCTCAGCGCGTACCAATTGCTCTTCCTCGACCGCGTGCCGCCGCATGCCGCCGTGAGCGAGGCGGTCGCCATCGCGAAGCGGCGGGGCCACCAAGGCGTATCCGGCCTGGTGAACGCCGTGCTGCGCAAGCTCGCTGCGAACCCCGGGCGGCCGACACCGCCGACCGGCGCGAGCGCGGTCGAGCGCATCGCGTTCGAGCATTCGCATCCGGAATGGCTCGTGCGCGAATGGGTTCGCGCGTTCGGCGAGGAGACCGCCGAACGCATCGCCGCGGCGAACAACGAGCCGCCGAAGGCGAGCGCGCGGGTGAACCCGCTTCGGATCGATCGCGACGGCTTGATCGCGAAGCTGGCGGCGGAAGGCGTCGAAGCGGTGCCGTCCCTGGTGAGCGAAGACGGCGTCGTCTCGGCGAACGGCGGCAACCTGGCGTTCACCGAAGCGTTCAAGGCCGGACTGTGCACCGTGCAGGACGAAAGCTCGATGCTCGTCGCCGCGCTTCTCGATCCGGCGCCGGGCATGCGCGTGCTCGACTGCTGCGCGGCGCCCGGCGGGAAGACGACGCAGCTCGCGGAACGGATGGAGGATAAGGGCGAGATCGTCGCCTGCGACATCCATCCGCATAAGAAGGAGCTCATCGACGGAGCGGCGAGCCGGTTAGGGCTCGCCAGCGTCCATACGGTCGTCGCGGACGCCGCCAAATTGCACGAGCGGTTCGAGGAAGGCTCGTTCGACCGCATCCTGCTCGATGCGCCTTGCTCCGGCTTCGGCGTCATAAGGCGCAAGCCGGACATTAAGTGGACGAAGACGCCGGAGGACGTCGCGAGCATCGTCGAGACGCAGCGCGCGATTCTCGCCTCCGTCTCGAAGCTGCTGAAGCCGGGCGGCATTCTCGTCTACAGCACGTGCACGCTGGAGCCGAGCGAGAACGAAGCGCAGATCGACGCGTTTCTCGCCGCGCATCCGGATTATGCGCCGGATCCGACGATGCCGCCGGGCATCGCAAGGGAGACGGCCGTCAGATGCGCCGCGGGTCCCGGACGGCTGCTCGTGACTCCCGCCGATTTCGGCTCCGACGGGTTCTTTATGGCTAGGCTGATCCGATCATCCTCTCGCTCGTCCTAG
- the fmt gene encoding methionyl-tRNA formyltransferase: MKNANIVFMGTPDFAVPSLRALIDAGYNVKAVVTQPDRPVGRKKTMTPTPVKEEALRLGLPVLQPAKLRAPEAVAELAAYAPDLIVTAAYGQILPKSVLSMPRFGCINVHGSLLPKYRGGAPIQRAIMNGETVTGVTIMYMAEGLDTGDMISKAELSIGPDDDAGLVFERLSVVGAKLLLETVPAVLDGTAPRTPQNEAEATYSPNLSREDERIDWTRPASAIYDQLRGLSPRPGAFTFWNGDVFKVWKAARPDPGRAAGAAPGTVIGVGADGLAIATGDGVFVATEVQPAGKKALPVSEFARNGQMKKGDTLGESPEASQGEAAR; the protein is encoded by the coding sequence ATGAAGAACGCGAATATCGTATTTATGGGGACGCCGGACTTTGCCGTGCCGTCCCTTCGTGCGTTAATCGATGCAGGATATAACGTCAAGGCGGTCGTCACGCAGCCCGACCGGCCGGTCGGGCGCAAGAAGACGATGACGCCGACGCCCGTGAAGGAAGAAGCGCTTCGCCTCGGCTTGCCCGTGCTGCAGCCGGCGAAGCTGCGGGCGCCGGAAGCCGTCGCGGAGCTGGCGGCGTACGCGCCGGACCTGATCGTGACGGCCGCGTACGGGCAAATTTTGCCGAAGTCGGTGCTGTCGATGCCGCGCTTCGGCTGCATCAACGTACACGGCTCGCTGCTGCCGAAATACCGGGGCGGCGCGCCGATCCAGCGGGCGATCATGAACGGCGAGACCGTCACCGGCGTGACGATCATGTACATGGCCGAGGGCTTGGATACCGGAGACATGATCTCGAAGGCCGAGCTGTCGATCGGGCCGGACGATGACGCAGGTCTCGTCTTCGAGCGCTTGAGCGTCGTCGGCGCGAAGCTGCTGCTCGAGACGGTGCCGGCGGTTTTGGACGGGACCGCTCCCCGCACGCCGCAGAACGAGGCCGAAGCGACGTATTCGCCGAACTTGTCGCGCGAAGACGAGCGTATCGACTGGACGCGCCCCGCCTCGGCGATCTACGATCAGCTTCGCGGTCTGTCGCCGCGTCCGGGCGCCTTCACGTTCTGGAACGGCGACGTCTTTAAGGTATGGAAGGCGGCGCGTCCGGATCCGGGACGAGCCGCCGGCGCGGCGCCCGGCACGGTGATCGGCGTCGGCGCGGACGGCCTCGCGATCGCGACCGGCGACGGCGTGTTCGTCGCCACCGAGGTGCAGCCGGCGGGCAAGAAGGCGCTGCCGGTGTCCGAGTTCGCGCGGAACGGCCAGATGAAGAAGGGCGATACGCTCGGCGAATCGCCGGAAGCGTCGCAAGGGGAGGCGGCTCGATGA
- the def gene encoding peptide deformylase: protein MAIRIIVKHPDPVLREVAKPVPKVTPNIQKLLTDMAETMYDAPGVGLAAPQIGISKRVIVIDVGDDHGLIEMVNPEIVEAGGEQLGPEGCLSIPGLQGDVRRKDRLKVKGLDRNGNEIAIEADGFLSRAFQHEIDHLNGVLYIDIAERVYEPKPDEDEEDDDVV, encoded by the coding sequence ATGGCGATTCGCATCATCGTCAAGCATCCGGACCCGGTCCTTCGCGAAGTCGCGAAGCCGGTGCCGAAGGTAACGCCGAATATTCAGAAACTGTTGACCGACATGGCCGAGACGATGTACGACGCGCCCGGCGTCGGTCTCGCGGCGCCGCAGATCGGCATCTCCAAGCGCGTTATCGTCATCGACGTCGGCGACGATCATGGATTGATCGAAATGGTCAATCCGGAGATCGTCGAGGCGGGCGGCGAGCAGCTCGGTCCGGAAGGCTGCCTCAGCATTCCCGGCCTGCAGGGCGACGTTCGGCGCAAGGACCGCCTGAAGGTCAAGGGACTCGACCGCAACGGGAACGAGATCGCGATCGAGGCGGACGGCTTCCTTTCTCGCGCGTTCCAACACGAGATCGACCACCTGAACGGCGTCTTGTACATCGACATCGCCGAGCGCGTCTACGAGCCGAAGCCGGACGAAGACGAAGAGGATGACGACGTCGTATGA
- the priA gene encoding primosomal protein N', with the protein MIAKVIVDAPARDTDRPFDYAVPDKLAPLVRPGVRAAVPFGPRTLNGFVLAVEETSDMDPSRLKPLKSVLDAAPVVTEELLDLAGWLSRKYLCPQYTALTALLPSALKTKTETVFEAAVPPSSPDVPESLRELLAYVDRRGRVPEKSLLQAFADRAELLTSAILLGLLTESKEVKDRLGMKVQLCVRPSASAEALTAAADAARRRAPKQAELLDRLASLADEGGEPPLLAELARDSGIGPAAVKALESKGFCVVEAKELSRDPYADRRFEASRPLPLTETQAAALSPIRRAIEAKTYAPFLLHGVTGSGKTEVYLQAMQACLEAGREAILLVPEISLTPQTVNAFKGRFGDEVAVMHSRLSAGERYDEWRKIARRRVKIAIGARSAIFAPFTNVGLIIIDEEHESSYKQEESPKYHARDVALERASRHGAAVVLGSATPALETYLAAHRGVYTLLEMPDRAFGQAMPRVDIVDMRQELRDGNRSMFSARLREALATRLERGEQSVLLLNRRGYSTFVMCRSCGFTAQCPHCDITLTYHRSGRHSRCHYCGYTEREATRCPSCESEHIRHFGAGTQRVEEELAKLFPGIRTIRMDVDTTSTKGAHEKLLADFRERKADVLLGTQMVAKGLDFPFVTLVGVISADTVLRLPDFRAAERTFQLLTQVAGRAGRHQLPGEVVVQTYTPEHYSIQFAQHHDFRGFARRELISRRELGYPPYCRLALATLAHEDISRLVTSSERFAGELKKRFAELRGAGEEPELLGPVPSPIPKLKDRYRFQCMVKYRGETNVADALRASADALSDDVRKSKLSIQLDVDPQVLL; encoded by the coding sequence ATGATAGCTAAAGTGATCGTCGATGCGCCGGCCCGGGATACGGACCGGCCTTTCGATTATGCGGTGCCGGACAAGCTCGCGCCTCTCGTGCGGCCCGGGGTGCGCGCCGCGGTGCCGTTCGGCCCGCGCACGCTGAACGGCTTCGTCTTGGCCGTCGAAGAGACGTCCGATATGGACCCTTCGCGGCTGAAGCCGCTGAAGAGCGTGTTGGACGCGGCCCCGGTCGTGACGGAAGAATTGTTGGATTTGGCCGGCTGGCTCAGCCGGAAGTACTTGTGTCCGCAATATACGGCGCTTACGGCGTTGCTGCCTAGCGCGCTCAAGACGAAGACGGAAACCGTGTTCGAAGCGGCCGTCCCGCCGTCGTCTCCGGACGTGCCGGAATCGCTGCGGGAGCTTCTCGCTTACGTCGATCGGCGCGGACGCGTTCCGGAGAAGTCGCTGCTGCAGGCGTTCGCCGACCGGGCGGAGCTGCTGACGTCGGCCATCCTGCTCGGGCTGCTGACGGAATCGAAGGAAGTGAAGGACCGCTTAGGCATGAAGGTGCAGCTGTGCGTGCGCCCGTCCGCTTCCGCGGAAGCGTTGACGGCCGCCGCGGACGCGGCGAGGCGGCGCGCGCCGAAGCAGGCGGAGCTGCTCGACAGATTGGCGTCGCTCGCGGACGAAGGCGGGGAACCGCCGCTGCTCGCGGAGCTGGCGCGCGATAGCGGCATCGGTCCCGCAGCGGTGAAGGCGCTTGAGTCGAAGGGGTTTTGCGTCGTCGAAGCGAAAGAGCTGTCGCGAGATCCGTATGCGGATCGCCGGTTCGAGGCGTCCCGGCCGCTGCCTCTGACGGAGACGCAGGCGGCGGCGCTGTCGCCGATTCGGCGCGCGATCGAAGCGAAGACGTATGCGCCGTTCCTGCTGCACGGCGTCACCGGCAGCGGGAAGACCGAGGTGTACCTGCAGGCGATGCAGGCGTGTCTGGAAGCCGGCCGCGAGGCGATTCTGCTCGTGCCGGAAATATCGTTGACGCCGCAGACGGTGAACGCGTTCAAGGGGCGGTTCGGCGACGAGGTCGCCGTCATGCACAGCCGGCTGTCGGCCGGAGAGCGCTACGACGAGTGGCGCAAGATCGCTCGCCGCCGCGTGAAGATCGCCATCGGCGCGCGGTCGGCCATCTTCGCCCCGTTCACGAACGTCGGCCTCATTATTATCGACGAAGAACATGAATCTTCCTATAAACAAGAGGAATCGCCGAAATACCACGCCCGCGACGTCGCGCTCGAGCGCGCTTCGCGTCACGGCGCGGCCGTCGTGCTCGGCTCGGCGACGCCGGCGCTCGAGACGTATCTCGCCGCGCATCGCGGCGTCTATACGCTGCTTGAGATGCCGGACCGCGCCTTCGGGCAAGCGATGCCGCGCGTCGACATCGTCGATATGCGGCAAGAGCTGCGGGACGGTAACCGTTCGATGTTCAGCGCGAGGCTTCGCGAAGCGCTCGCGACGCGACTCGAACGCGGCGAGCAATCGGTGCTGCTGCTGAACCGCCGCGGTTACTCGACGTTCGTCATGTGCCGCTCCTGCGGGTTCACGGCGCAGTGTCCGCATTGCGACATTACACTGACGTACCACCGTTCCGGAAGGCATTCCCGCTGTCACTACTGCGGGTACACGGAACGAGAGGCGACGCGCTGCCCGAGCTGCGAGAGCGAGCACATCCGCCACTTCGGGGCGGGCACGCAACGCGTCGAGGAGGAGCTCGCGAAGCTGTTCCCGGGCATTCGCACGATCCGGATGGACGTCGACACGACCTCGACCAAAGGCGCGCACGAGAAGCTGCTCGCGGACTTCCGCGAACGGAAGGCGGACGTGCTGCTCGGCACGCAAATGGTGGCGAAGGGGCTCGACTTCCCGTTCGTGACGCTCGTCGGCGTCATCAGCGCGGATACGGTACTGCGGCTGCCGGACTTCCGGGCGGCGGAGCGGACGTTCCAGCTGCTGACGCAGGTGGCGGGCCGCGCCGGGCGGCATCAGCTGCCGGGCGAGGTCGTCGTACAGACGTATACCCCGGAGCATTACAGCATTCAGTTCGCCCAGCATCACGACTTCCGCGGCTTCGCTCGACGCGAGCTCATCTCGCGTCGGGAGCTCGGTTATCCGCCGTATTGCCGGCTCGCGCTCGCGACGCTGGCGCATGAGGACATCTCGCGGCTCGTGACATCGAGCGAACGGTTCGCGGGCGAGCTGAAGAAGCGCTTCGCGGAGCTTCGGGGCGCCGGCGAGGAGCCGGAGCTGCTCGGTCCCGTGCCGTCGCCGATCCCGAAACTGAAAGATAGATATCGGTTCCAATGCATGGTAAAATATCGGGGAGAAACGAACGTGGCCGATGCGTTGCGCGCGTCGGCGGACGCGCTCTCGGACGACGTCCGCAAGTCTAAATTAAGCATCCAGCTCGACGTGGATCCTCAAGTTCTGTTATAA
- the coaBC gene encoding bifunctional phosphopantothenoylcysteine decarboxylase/phosphopantothenate--cysteine ligase CoaBC produces MLQGKTVLLGVTGGIAAYKAAAVASKLTQAGAKTHVVLTASAAKFIAPLTFQAITRNRVIVDTFDEDDASVISHIDLADRADAVVIAPATANSLAKLALGLGDDMLSTTLLAIGNRAPVLIAPAMNVHMYANPVVQSHMETLRARGFTFVEPGEGFLACGYTGKGRMAEPEEIVDRLIERLGRRRAMEGVRVLVTAGATVERIDPVRYLTNDSSGKMGFAVAEAARDLGAKVTLVAGRADVAPPGGVELVRVESAQQMYDAVLSRFAEADIVVKAAAVADYRPAQTAARKLKKTEATLSLELERTPDILKALGERKAPGQVLVGFAAETNDLAKHAMGKAARKQADFIAGNDVSKPNVGFGHDTNAVSVYTAEGLVEDLPLQSKRAVADRLLAIAYDAYKARAEARGTGL; encoded by the coding sequence ATGCTACAGGGGAAGACGGTCCTCCTCGGCGTTACGGGAGGCATCGCGGCATATAAAGCGGCGGCGGTCGCCAGCAAGCTCACGCAGGCCGGCGCGAAGACGCACGTCGTGCTGACCGCGTCCGCCGCGAAATTCATCGCGCCGTTGACGTTCCAGGCGATTACGAGAAATCGGGTCATCGTCGATACGTTCGACGAAGACGACGCTTCGGTCATCTCGCACATCGACCTTGCCGATCGCGCCGACGCGGTCGTCATCGCGCCCGCGACGGCGAACAGCCTGGCGAAGCTGGCGCTCGGCCTCGGCGATGACATGCTGTCGACGACGCTGCTGGCGATCGGGAACCGAGCGCCCGTCTTGATCGCTCCGGCGATGAACGTGCATATGTACGCGAATCCGGTCGTGCAATCGCATATGGAGACGCTGCGGGCGCGAGGCTTCACGTTCGTGGAGCCGGGCGAAGGGTTTCTCGCCTGCGGATACACGGGCAAGGGACGCATGGCGGAGCCGGAGGAAATCGTGGATCGGCTGATCGAGCGGCTCGGCCGTCGCCGGGCGATGGAAGGCGTGCGCGTGCTCGTCACGGCCGGCGCCACGGTGGAGCGGATCGATCCGGTCCGCTACCTGACGAACGATTCGTCCGGCAAGATGGGCTTCGCCGTGGCGGAGGCGGCTCGGGACCTCGGAGCGAAGGTGACGCTCGTCGCGGGACGCGCGGACGTCGCGCCGCCGGGGGGCGTCGAGCTCGTCCGGGTCGAATCCGCGCAGCAGATGTACGATGCCGTCCTGTCGCGGTTCGCGGAGGCGGACATCGTCGTGAAGGCGGCCGCGGTGGCGGATTACCGGCCGGCGCAGACGGCGGCGCGCAAGCTGAAGAAGACCGAAGCGACGCTGTCGCTCGAGCTCGAACGGACGCCCGACATCTTGAAGGCGCTCGGCGAACGCAAAGCGCCGGGCCAAGTGCTCGTCGGCTTCGCCGCGGAGACGAACGACCTCGCGAAGCACGCGATGGGGAAAGCCGCAAGGAAGCAGGCGGACTTCATCGCGGGGAACGACGTGTCGAAGCCGAACGTCGGCTTCGGCCACGATACGAACGCGGTGTCCGTCTATACGGCGGAAGGACTCGTCGAGGACCTGCCGCTGCAATCGAAGCGGGCGGTGGCCGATCGGCTGCTTGCGATCGCGTACGACGCGTATAAGGCTCGCGCGGAAGCGCGGGGGACGGGACTATGA
- the rpoZ gene encoding DNA-directed RNA polymerase subunit omega, which produces MLYPSIDKLVEKAGSKYLLVVAASKRARALREGAKSDLRNPKSHKQVGVALEEIHNEYITYEKTSKETALDDSKQQP; this is translated from the coding sequence ATGTTATATCCGTCTATAGACAAGCTGGTCGAGAAAGCCGGCAGCAAGTACTTGCTCGTCGTCGCCGCGTCGAAGCGCGCGAGAGCGCTGCGCGAAGGAGCGAAGTCCGACCTTCGCAATCCGAAGTCGCATAAGCAGGTGGGCGTCGCCCTCGAAGAGATTCATAACGAGTACATCACATACGAGAAGACTTCTAAAGAAACGGCTCTCGACGATTCAAAACAACAACCCTAG
- the gmk gene encoding guanylate kinase — MTHTVTTTLTKVEERFMTKGLLLVLSGPSGVGKGTLCNRLRALSPELVYSVSATTRKPREGEIDGVNYFFKTHEQFRAMIEAGELLEWAEYVGNYYGTPKSFVQQTIDQGKDIILEIDVQGAMQVKERFPEAIFIFVLPPSLEELQKRIVGRGTESESSIRSRMAAAAEELKLMEHYDYAVVNDVLETACNRVQSIIAAEHCKRERLFPAIQKWLNGV; from the coding sequence ATGACCCATACCGTAACGACCACCCTAACCAAAGTCGAGGAACGCTTCATGACCAAGGGCTTGCTTCTCGTCCTATCCGGCCCGTCCGGCGTAGGCAAGGGAACGCTGTGCAATCGGCTTCGCGCATTGTCGCCGGAGCTCGTCTACTCCGTCTCTGCCACGACCCGGAAGCCTCGGGAAGGCGAGATCGACGGAGTCAATTACTTTTTCAAAACCCACGAACAGTTCCGGGCGATGATCGAAGCCGGGGAATTGTTGGAGTGGGCCGAATACGTCGGCAACTATTACGGCACGCCGAAGTCGTTCGTGCAGCAGACGATCGATCAAGGGAAGGACATCATCCTCGAGATCGACGTGCAGGGCGCGATGCAGGTGAAGGAACGGTTCCCGGAAGCCATCTTCATCTTCGTTCTGCCGCCTTCGCTCGAAGAGCTGCAGAAGCGCATCGTCGGCCGCGGCACGGAGAGCGAAAGCTCGATCCGTTCCCGCATGGCGGCGGCCGCCGAAGAGCTTAAGCTGATGGAGCATTACGATTACGCCGTCGTGAACGACGTGCTCGAGACCGCGTGCAATCGCGTCCAGAGCATCATCGCGGCGGAGCACTGCAAGCGGGAGCGGTTGTTCCCCGCAATTCAAAAATGGCTGAATGGAGTGTAA
- the remA gene encoding extracellular matrix/biofilm regulator RemA, which yields MAIKLINIGFGNIVSANRIISIVSPESAPIKRIIQEARDRHMLIDATYGRRTRAVIITDSDHVILSAVQPETVAHRLSNKDEDNDE from the coding sequence ATGGCAATCAAACTCATCAACATCGGATTCGGCAACATCGTCTCCGCCAATCGCATCATCTCCATCGTCAGTCCCGAATCGGCACCGATCAAGCGCATCATCCAAGAGGCGCGTGACCGGCATATGCTGATCGACGCGACGTACGGCCGCCGAACGCGCGCCGTCATCATCACGGACAGCGATCACGTCATCTTGTCCGCGGTGCAGCCGGAGACGGTCGCGCATCGGTTGTCCAACAAAGACGAAGACAACGACGAGTGA
- a CDS encoding YicC/YloC family endoribonuclease translates to MLRSMTGYGHDSRSAGNLTFTVDMRSVNHRYSEVACRLPREWSHMEDRLRRLVLARVKRGRVDVSVTVERAADAPRQAAVDWALASAYVDAARQLAERFSLSDGRPSARELLAAPGVWRVAEDAPPDDAGDRLLECAESALAQLVAMREAEGRYLAEDAAGKLTAVGAAVERMRALAPAVADEYRERLRERIASALGAAPVDEQRLAAEIAYFAERSAIDEELTRLGSHAAQFAELLTSGEPVGRKLDFLLQEMNREANTIGSKANHAALSALAVDVKAELEKLREQSQNFE, encoded by the coding sequence GTGTTGCGAAGCATGACCGGCTATGGACACGATTCCAGAAGCGCAGGAAACCTTACGTTCACGGTCGATATGAGATCCGTGAACCATCGATATTCGGAAGTGGCGTGCCGACTGCCGCGGGAGTGGTCCCATATGGAGGATCGCCTGCGGCGTCTCGTTCTCGCCCGCGTCAAGCGCGGCCGCGTGGACGTCAGCGTGACGGTGGAGCGGGCCGCGGACGCGCCGCGGCAAGCGGCCGTCGATTGGGCGCTCGCCTCCGCTTACGTCGACGCCGCCCGGCAGCTGGCGGAACGGTTCAGCCTTTCGGACGGCCGTCCGTCCGCGCGCGAGCTGCTCGCGGCGCCGGGCGTCTGGAGGGTGGCGGAGGACGCGCCGCCGGACGACGCCGGCGACCGGCTGCTCGAATGCGCCGAGAGCGCGCTCGCGCAGCTCGTCGCCATGCGCGAGGCGGAAGGACGCTACTTGGCCGAAGACGCCGCGGGCAAGCTGACCGCGGTAGGAGCGGCGGTCGAACGGATGCGCGCCTTGGCTCCGGCCGTCGCGGACGAGTACCGCGAGCGGCTGCGCGAGCGCATCGCGTCGGCGCTCGGGGCTGCGCCCGTCGACGAGCAGCGGCTGGCCGCGGAGATCGCGTATTTCGCGGAGCGAAGCGCGATCGACGAGGAGCTGACCCGGCTTGGCAGCCACGCGGCGCAATTCGCCGAGCTGCTGACCTCCGGCGAGCCCGTCGGAAGGAAACTGGATTTTCTGCTGCAAGAGATGAACCGCGAGGCGAACACGATCGGGTCCAAGGCGAACCACGCCGCGTTGTCGGCGCTCGCCGTCGACGTGAAAGCCGAGCTAGAGAAGCTCCGGGAGCAATCGCAAAATTTCGAGTAA